Genomic segment of Salvia hispanica cultivar TCC Black 2014 chromosome 2, UniMelb_Shisp_WGS_1.0, whole genome shotgun sequence:
TTAGTTCAATTTGCAACAAAACTGAATTAGGTTAGATGAAACTCAATAGAGTAGTTTCTCTATATAAGATATGTTGATCACTCATTTACTTTTGGACTTAGCTTTCAATAAGCGAGTGAAATTTGAttgcaattaatttaatttgtatgcATTTGCAAACAGGCCTTTGCTATGGCAAATTGGAAGCTGGTACATTGACATTTATCATTCCATCTGTTCTACTTGGGCATCTGGTATAGATTACACTTGATCCTTATTCTTTAATATCCTGGCTAAGGTTCCAATTTCTCTGTAAAATATCATCCTGATGTTTCTCACACTATTTAACATTTGGTGTCTGGATGTTCAATTGGTGTACAGACTGGTTTGATGGATGAAGGAACAAAACTCACTCTGTTGGGCGTGTGGATGGCACTCTTTGTGGTTTTTGCGGGAAGAAAGTTCACCCAGCCTATCAAGGTAGCATCACTTTGTTTGCTGCTGATGTCACCATTTGTAATATTTGCTTGTCCTGCAGGACGATATAGGAGATAAATCAGTCTTCATTTTCAATGCATTGCCAGAAGAGGAGAAGGAAGCTCTGATTAGAAGGCTCAAGGAGCAGGACAATCAGCTGGATCTCAATTAGGTAGGCGACTAATGTTGTCAAAATAGGAAACTACACTCTGTAAACTAATTTGAAAAACATGTTATCTGAAATTACAAATCCTGTTGATATATGTTTTGCATTTGCTTTATATCCAGAATCCAGTGGTTTCATGTCTTTTGATGTTGCCACAATATTAGCAATATCTATGGTTGAGTTACACATAATACACACATTATATCTACATACTAGTCATAGACTAGACCCCCACAGATAATGTCACTCCATAAAAGAAATGCGATGCCATGATTGAAGACCGCATAGAAACATAAAGCCCAGCATATATTCCTCTGCATTGCCTtaaaaagaattgaaagatTTATACAAGTACAGGATTAAATTGAAAAGGATGAGCTTACGATGGATTAAACATGATAACCGCCATCACATCCACTGATCCACATGTAGTTCCAAAAGTTCTCTTTGAAATTATGCCAAGAGAAACTGAACCCATGGAATCACAAACAATGTAGTTCATAAACTATTTCTCATTCGTCTAAGCCCCAACCCTCACCTAGCAAGTAAAatataatgacaaaaataagTCCAAAGATAACCACAAAGGAGAAGAGACTATATACAAAGTCAAACTTGAGCACCATCAGCACAAACGCAGACTCTCTTAGGCCTACCAAATTGTGATGTTTCACGACCTTCCGTGCCTCCTGAATCTCCAGCTTCAGCGCCATCATTACGATGTTTCTTTTGCTGAAAAACACAACAATCTTTTGTCATTTGAAGGTTTATCAGTCTTGTTCTCTTTTGTGATTACAGCATTCACATGATTGTCTGGTGTTTCATTCTTGCTGTCAGGCATTTTCTTGCACATTCACTTCTGTGCTCTCACTATCAGCAAGCCTGCCAAGTTTTGCTATCTCATGATCTTCTGTGCCTCCTGATTCTCCAGCTTTAGCACCATCATCACTAAGTTTCCTTCGCTTTGAATCATGAAGAGCTCCTGAGTCATTTAAAGGTTTATCAGTCTGGTCCTCTTTTGAGATTTCAGCGTTCGCATCAAAgtcctttttattttctgcaaCAGAATCTGGTGTTTCATCCATGCTGATAGCATCTTCTTGCTCTTCCATTTCTGAGCTCTCACTATCGGCATTCTCACTGGAATTCACACTTTGGCCATCCTCAGTTTCCCTAGCCTTCGAGCTCTCATCCTTCATCTGGTTCTGTAGTGTTTCTATCACATTCATCAACTCCCTGTTGACCTGTACGGATAATCAGTCGAGCTGGATCATTACTGCAACCATTTTAAGTCTTATCTAGCATCTGAGAATAAGCCACAGATGAAAATCAGAAGCagaaataaagcaaaataTAACGCTTGTACCTGAGGATTTTGAAGGAACTCGGCAATATCTTGTTTGCAAGATGGACATTTCATAACATTTTTCTGTGCTCGAAGAGTCCTTCCTCCagattttctctctttcacaTGAGATTGACCAGCAAAGGCACCCTCCAAGCACGCCTTGCAGAAGTTATGAGCACATGGGGTAGTGAGTGGCAGTTCCATCACTTTCCGGCAGATTAGGCAACTAAATTCTGCATTACATTTGCCATGCCACAGTTAAACATTCAATCAATGTATTGAAGTACAATAACCACAACAAATTGcgaattaaaacaaaatatgttttttcgtccacaatttaaagaaaacacACAAATCACAATAATCATTATCAAAGCAGTGTTGAAAAGGAAAGGGAAAGCTACCCTTCAAAAGCCTTTCTTTTACAGATCCAGTTCCACTCCgattttttcttatctttttagtCTTTCCATTATCACCATCACATGATGTTTTTCTACTGGGTGGTTGAGGTCTCATCCACGTCCAGAGGCCTTTTGGCTCCTATACAGAAAATTTTAGACAGATGAGTCTCAAAGTAATGGTATCCTAAGAATTTTAAAGTCCTGGACCCATGCAAGCCTCAAGATACAATCACAAATACAACACAagaaaaaacatcaaaatgaCTTGGTCAGAGTAGGTGCTCACATCAAAATTCCAAGCAGGACTCTGTGTCCTTTCAGTAATATCAGTCGCTTGCATCAACTCTGGAATGCTAGGTAGAGGTCTTGGTCGATCTCCTTGGTTGTCACTACAAGCCAAAAGGATTAGTTCACTaagagtttaagcatatattaGGAGGTACAGATTGTGGACTGGGCATGCAAGACAAATATAAAACAACTCACGTGGTCCATGGTGCTGGATCATTATCACAACGAACAAAGAGATAACGGCAGACCACAAATCCctataataattcaaaaataattccatAAGGGGGGCATAAACAAAATTTGCAGATGAAAATCTTTATTTTGGTGAGTTTTTACTTGTTGCCCCGCTTTGCGCCAACACTTTTCAACCCTGTAAACCCCGTCATAACGCACACCTTCCTGTGGTGCATAAGACGACCGCTTTTCTTTAGCAGACCTACaacaaaataagagaaagCTGTATTAGAAACCAAAAcaataaagtgaaatatgacagGAAACAACTTAGTATATCCTGGCTAGAGTTTTTGTTAGACAGCTTCCAAGATTTTCTCAACTAGTAAAAGAAGTGTTCAGATTTTAGTAAATATTCAAAGTGTCCATACCACTGCAAGAGCACAAAAGCCACTAGAAGATAGTAATTCAAGTATTGAATTTTTAGCTATCCTCAACATCCCTCATTTACAAAGCATTACTTACATTAGAAATTTTAGCTTACCTCACAACTCGTACAGGATAACCCTCACGGCAACTAACTCGCAAAGCTTCATTGTAACTTTTAAACCTTTGGTCAAATGATTGTTTCTTGTTTGTCCTTTTATTCCCGGAAAGATCACGTCCACCACTGTAACCAGCAATAAAGTAGAGTTAATGACTGGCATAATCAGTATGCAATACAACAACGCtaaacaagaaaacatttGGCACACAAAAATTATCTCCAATTTCTCAATAATTGTTTCCAATAAAAGCTATTCAAACTAGTTCCCTGACAATCAACTTCAATCTCATTATAATGTTATAAATAACTTCCCTCATAACCCTTGATTGTCACACAATTTTTGTTAGCTGAATCCAAGAAAGCGTAATACAGTCAGATATATTGAGAAGACAATGTTGCATGTTCACACCAAACAGGTGGAAGGCATGGCTGATGCTAGGCATTGCTGGAAATGCCATACCCTCTGTCTATTGCACAAACAACAGTATATCTTGCTAATCCAATAACCGTGCCTGATTGTGACCATAGACCAATTTACCTCACATAATTATCACTACACCAAATTACTGATGATACTTGACCACTTCAAATTGCATTTACTAATTAAAGAGTATTGGACAAGGACAACAAGGAAAGGTGTTCACCGTATATCAGCtaaaattaatggaaattGTCTCCACATGGTATATGGCATTAACAATGTTGTTAATGGCATATGGCGGTCGATTTAAAAAACTGCCACAAGGTTATGGAAGTCAGCAAGGCTGGCGGGACATGGCGGCtgataaataactaaagttattattattattataatattatgaaatataaaaatgcaaatattttgaaaacgacaaaaacaaaatattttgaatcttGGAATAACAACTAAACATAAAGTCGTAAACTAAAACTGGCACAAGGTTATGGCAGTCGGTAAGGCTGGTGGGACATGGCGGtcgataaataaataaaagatattatTAAGTAATAATagcatgaaatataaaatgtgaatattttgaatctTGGAATAACAGCTAAAACATAAAGTCGTAAACTATTACTGCATAATCCGCCTAATAATTTAAGCCGTTACCGGTAGACATTATTGCAATTACTGGATATAACAATGAAAACGAAAACGTATGTAAATACGCaggtataaaaataaaatgtgacgCTAATAGAATcatgaaatgaatatttattgtatatttaagTGCAGTTTGCTAAGTATATCAAATAAGTTTGAACATTCTTTCTTGTTTGAAGTTACACTGTTACAGAATTTTTTTATGCTacttgagagagagagagagaggtagGGTTGAGGTTGTGGATTCTGATAAATATGGAGGGGGTTGAATTAAGCTAAAAACCcctatttaaaattgataaatgtgTTGGGTTTTGGATAAACGGGTCGTTGTTTTGGGTTAATGGGTTAACGTGAGGAAACAGCCACGATAACAGCCATGGCGGCACCACTGGTATGGCGGCCGCTATATGCTGCCACATAATACTGGCACACCATGACATGGCACTGGTCATTAATAAACctttataaagtaaatattGAGACTATACACATCCAGTTTCACATTAAATTCAGACAGATTTCATTGGtaacaaaatttaagtaattaaagCCTAATAGAAGCTACATCCAATACCTCCCTGTGTAGAGAAACCATTCTCCGTGATCCTCATCATCTTCGTAACCCCCCGAGAGTGCAACAGACTGAGCCCCATGATCAGACTGACCACCGATGCCCCCAACATGGGGAAAGTGAGCACCCCACTGCCTGCATTCCATCCTATCTGCCCAAGTTTCTCCAACCATGACACCTAAGTTCCTTGTCGGATCATACTCTGCCGTAATTGGACCAAGAAAATCTGAAGGGATCGTAACAAAAATCTTCCCGCTGCATGCATTGGCCTTTCCAGTTTTTTTTGCTCGCTCTGTGGTAAATGCCTTGTCAGGACGATCTTGGTTGTGGATAAAATGGTATATCTTGGGATTGCCTCCAGAGTAATTAGGCTCAGAAGCTTTTGCTGTTCTTATTGCCATAACTATAGCAGAGTTGATTCTAGGCTCCTTTGCCATCTTTGCTGGAATCATCTTGCGACAAATAGCACAAGTCTTCATGCGCTGTTGCCCAGTCCATTTCTGAAAGCACTTCAAGCAGAAGTTGTGCCCACACGGCGTCTGAAAACAGTATGAAGACCACAAGGATGAGGTTTAGAAGCTGCTTCCACATGTTTACATGGAAAATACACTTATATCACAGAACCATAATATACAATCTCTAATTGTTCtttcatttcaatataaaacaaatggAGCCATTTTATAGCACAGCTGACTCATTGCATATGCATCAGAAACATTACATACATTCAACTTCAAGCAGATCAAAACCAATCCATACTTCATAGTGGTAGTTTTGAGAGATTGCATCGCATTAGAACATAACTCAGAAATAATAAGATAAGTCCATGCAAAACATAAATTAGGCTCATGTAGACTCGACGCCTGAAAGAAATTTCCACCACAACcaacacaaaaatgaaaatcaaatatgTATAAGAACACAAAGAGGATGGGAGTACAAAACAGAGAAAAACCAAAGCGCCTACACACACAAATAGAAACGACGCCGTGTAATAGAACTACCAAAGTCAAATCCCTCAAAAAATCCCAAATCAGCCACAGATCGAAATTTCAAAAGGAAGAAAACCGTACAGAGACAGGCCTATCGAGAAGCTGCATGCAAATAGAGCAGTTGAACCGGTCCCCCAAAATCCCCAAAACACCCCCAGCACTCATCTCCGTCTCCTTCTCTTCCTCCGAAGCCCCGCCGAGCAACTCCTGGCGGCGCTTGGCCTTCTCACGATCAGTAAGCGACGCATCGGACTCAATCGCGCGAATCTTCTCCACGAGTCCCCCTCCGGAGACGGCCGGCATGGCGCCGGAGAGATCGGAACAGTCGGGGCAGTCCCAGTGGGCCGCGTCCGCTAGGGTTTGGAGGCAGGGCACGTGCCACGGCGTGGCGCACGTCCTGCACGTGAGGATCTCCCCCTCGGCCGGCCTCTGCTTGCAGACCATGCACACACCCTCGCCGTCGCATGGAAGGTTGCTAACTTGCGCCATTGGACGATCGCCTTcgaaaaatatgattttttaaaatttgattagaatACTAGTTAGTAAAGAGAAGGAAAGTGGAGAGTGGAGTGATGAGTGGTTGGTTTTATGATTTTCGTCGTTACTGGAGTGAAATAAGGCGCCGACTTGAGGAGATAAGGAGATTATTATTTGAGGaatcattttgaattttcattttctgccCGTTTCCCTCTGACttcccatttttttcaataccTATATATTAAATGCTGCGACCTTAGTACATTCAACTGTAGCACTGAGAGTTCTTGTTAAATTTGATATCTAATaacactaaaaaatgaaatagaaatagaaatctTAAATTGGACAAATTTGGGCCCGTTTAAATATCTTCCGAAATCGGCCCAGCATCTGAGTACTATTCAAAGCCCGTTCCAATTCTGTCATTCGACGTCGTTTCTTTCGCCATAGCGAATTTGTAGAgagtatttcctttttttgttttgtatttgcACACTATTTTCCCTTGTGATAGAGTGAGATCCTGCGTAGGGCTCGACAATCCGTCGTCAATACTCAATCTCCATTAATCGGACATGCTGAGGGTAGCGGGGAGGAGGTTTTCGTCTCTCTCATGGCGCTCGGGTCAAGCTCCATTCGCCACCAGAAACCCATTTGTCGGCGGCGATTCGTCATCGGAAAAACGTACTTCTTCGCCCGTTGAATCAATTTCCGTTTTTGATCAGATCAGAGGTTCCTTGCTTCTCTATTGGCCCCGTTTgcattgattaatttatgtCTTATTGTTGCGAAGATCCTATTAGTTAAGAAATATATGtggaattttttaaaatctcgGGTTATGTGGAATTGTGGATGCTTCAAAGTGCTGCCTGGATTCTCCATCGATATTGACTGAATTGATCCtgttataaaatgttttttttttaaaattagttttgtgATTGACTGGCCATAACAATGGTATCTTTTGTTTCCACTGAGATGATAAGTTCGAAGAGAGCTCTTCATGGAGCTGTCGGTTTAGTTTTCCCCTGACCTTATATAGATTAGTTGTATATTCGGTTCTATATTCATTGAGTTTGTTAGTTTAGCCAATATGTATATGTTGGTTATGAAATTAAAGATGCTTTCAATATTACTGATAGATAATTAGGCCAAAGACATCACGAGCCTCtgttgtgttgattttttcaGATATTAATTCAAACATCATAATATTTGAAGCAAGTAACTACACTGGTGCTTGCATTATCTGGTACAGTTTTTTCCGCTCACAGTCCAATGTTTTAAACGTTCTGTCACAATATCCTAGATGCAAAGTAACAGCATACTGGTCTTGCTTCTAAGTACAACCATACTTTGTCAGTTTGGCTATGTTTTTCTTGCTTCCTTTATCTTACATAGAGAAACCTACCAATTGTGttcatttattatgaaaattggaattgtttCAAATAATAACTCTGATATTGTTACTTCGATGcatgatatatatttatccttttttaatactccactACCTTGTTAGCCTTTTTACTTCAGTCTGTGGTCTGAATGTTCTGATTCTTGACTGTGGATGTTATTGAGTAATCTATGCTAGATTCTAGAACACCCCCAAAGCCCCACTCCCctcaaacaaaaacaagaaaatataaaagaaaccCAACCTCAACCTTCTTTCTGGTATTATTGTGGTGGATATGTATTTCTACTTCCAGATAGTTAAATGTGTGCAGACTGAATTGATTTGTTGTGATTACACGTGTACGTGCATTCATATAGTTGGTTGTTTCTCATCTAACCATACGCTGCAAGTTTTTGATTGGAAGTTAGAACACTAGGTATGTGGTAAAGGCTCTCCAGGAACCAACTAACCAATCAGATTCTTTGTGATATGCGTACCGTTGTTCTGTTGGATCAGTGTTTATTTTCATCTAACTGTATGCTGAGATTTTCTTTCACTTTTGCCgcttaatatttgtttttctttgcaCACTCAAATTTCTTATCAGGAAAATGCTTTTCTGTTGTTTCATTTGGCTTTACCATGCTCTGTGTTTGTCTGTATGATTAACTCTTACATCTCAATTGATTCATTTTGTTATCTGTTTTTCTTTGTCCTCTTATCATATGCATTGGCAATCAGTTCAGTACTTTAGTTTAGGTGCTTGGTTTAGTCTACTATACTTGTGTTTATTCTGTCTTGTGTGGCTGAGCTTCTCCCGCGTTCCAAATttccaatatatttttgtaccATTACTCCTTCAACTGTGACAGCTGCTTCTAGGTGAACTTATTACCATTTTCAGCCGTTCCACATGTATAATTTAGAAAGCCATagatattgaaataatatttttctaacCTCTATGCATGTTGTAGGGTTCTCTTCTGGTTCACTGGCAACAGGACAGAACTCAGGCCTGGTTCCGGAAGTCCCTGCTACTGTGG
This window contains:
- the LOC125204785 gene encoding E3 ubiquitin-protein ligase ORTHRUS 2-like; translated protein: MAQVSNLPCDGEGVCMVCKQRPAEGEILTCRTCATPWHVPCLQTLADAAHWDCPDCSDLSGAMPAVSGGGLVEKIRAIESDASLTDREKAKRRQELLGGASEEEKETEMSAGGVLGILGDRFNCSICMQLLDRPVSTPCGHNFCLKCFQKWTGQQRMKTCAICRKMIPAKMAKEPRINSAIVMAIRTAKASEPNYSGGNPKIYHFIHNQDRPDKAFTTERAKKTGKANACSGKIFVTIPSDFLGPITAEYDPTRNLGVMVGETWADRMECRQWGAHFPHVGGIGGQSDHGAQSVALSGGYEDDEDHGEWFLYTGSGGRDLSGNKRTNKKQSFDQRFKSYNEALRVSCREGYPVRVVRSAKEKRSSYAPQEGVRYDGVYRVEKCWRKAGQQGFVVCRYLFVRCDNDPAPWTTDNQGDRPRPLPSIPELMQATDITERTQSPAWNFDEPKGLWTWMRPQPPSRKTSCDGDNGKTKKIRKNRSGTGSVKERLLKEFSCLICRKVMELPLTTPCAHNFCKACLEGAFAGQSHVKERKSGGRTLRAQKNVMKCPSCKQDIAEFLQNPQVNRELMNVIETLQNQMKDESSKARETEDGQSVNSSENADSESSEMEEQEDAISMDETPDSVAENKKDFDANAEISKEDQTDKPLNDSGALHDSKRRKLSDDGAKAGESGGTEDHEIAKLGRLADSESTEVNVQENA